The Acidobacteriota bacterium region AAAGGCCAGGAACCACCCTTGATTCCCGGCCTTCTTGCCTAACAACGATTGCCCGATGCGACCACCGCACAAACTCCCTGGCGCTAAGTATATAGTTAGGAATAGGCTTGTCAAGAGAATATTGACTTTTAAGTAGAGGTTACAACCCGTACTACTACTTACGGTTAGCCCTCCTGGCGCACAATCTCCAACGGTCCCACAGTAGCCCAACAAGTGTTTTCCCATCTGCGATCTTTTTGTCGCGGAGGAGTTTATCAATTTGGTTTTTCGAAAATTCAGCCACCTCGATGCGCTCATCGTCTTCGGGGTGCGCTTTGGCGAGCTTTAAATTTCGGGCTTCAACAAGGTGCATTTGTTCGGTCAAAATGCCAGGGCTTGGGTAAAAAGAGAACAGCCTCTGCAGCGAACCGGCGCGATACCCTGTTTCTTCCTGCAGTTCCCGGCGGGCCGCACGGATGATGCTCTCGCCGGGCTCCATGGAACCTGCGACGAGCTCCCAGAGGTACGTTCCCGTCGCGTAGCGGAATTGCCGGACTAAAACAATGCTCCCGTTGGGAAGCCTCGGGATGATTACAACCGAACCATGATGCTCCACGACTTCACGGGTTGCTTCGACGCCACCGGGTTCGATTACGCGGTCAAGCTTAAGGCGCAGGACTCGTCCGCTGTAAACGTCCTTGCTGCTCAGAACGCGAACAATGGGTTTCATGCCGAAAAACAGTATCCTCCTCAGTCTGTCGCGGATATCTACCAGCGACCTTCACTCGATCCAGACGCAGCGTGCCAGAACAAGGCTGGAGCTAGTCAGGCTGAGATTACAAACTTTTCAATTATAGACTTTGCCGTTTTCGCGTCCTTGGCAGCCTTCAACGAGTCATGGTCTTGTTCCAGCGTTGATTTGAGCTTTGTATATTTCTCAAGCTTGCCCTTGGCCGTGGCAACCTGTTCTTGAGTAGCTGCGGGATCTTTGGCCGCCTTGTTCAGGCAATCGACGAGGCTGTCAACGATTCCCAGTGAAAGCGTGAGCCGGGTAAGGCAGCTTTGCTGGTGATAGTCGTTTGCGAAATCAGAAAGGCTCTCTTTCTTTACCGTTCCAACCAGATCGGCTATGCCCTGGACATAGCTTTGGACCATTCCTTCGTCATCGCTGCAGGTTTGTCCGTGGAGTAAATGAAGGCCAGGCAGCCCGAACAACAAAGGTCCCGT contains the following coding sequences:
- a CDS encoding NUDIX hydrolase, which gives rise to MKPIVRVLSSKDVYSGRVLRLKLDRVIEPGGVEATREVVEHHGSVVIIPRLPNGSIVLVRQFRYATGTYLWELVAGSMEPGESIIRAARRELQEETGYRAGSLQRLFSFYPSPGILTEQMHLVEARNLKLAKAHPEDDERIEVAEFSKNQIDKLLRDKKIADGKTLVGLLWDRWRLCARRANRK